The following proteins are encoded in a genomic region of Gemmatimonadota bacterium:
- a CDS encoding ABC transporter permease — MQSNTDIKTTILRPRLRATGLVLPLLAFIGVTFIAPLTTMLVHSVYDPTVADALPETLGLLRQWDGKSAPDEAVYAAAARELLKARTDRSLGRVATRVNRVHPGLRSVFTRSARGLQNVREGPYRDAMIGLNTAWGDVQTWHAIRSAGDRYTARHYLNALDLQPLPDGSIDRQPPERRIYLSLLWRTFIVSLSITAICLLLGYPIAHLIAHSPPRIANLLLILVLVPFWTSLLVRTTSWIVLLQTQGVLNDLLVTIGLIGDDGRLAMIYNMTGTLVAMTHVLLPFMILPLYSIMRAIPPSQMSAAASLGANSFQSFWRVYWPQTLPGVGAGSLLVFILAIGYYITPALVGGSTGQLISNMIAYHMQTSLNWSLAGALGGILLVCVIALYLLYDRIVGIDRMKLG, encoded by the coding sequence CGCGGTTGCGCGCTACGGGATTGGTGTTGCCACTACTGGCATTCATTGGCGTCACCTTTATCGCGCCGTTGACGACAATGCTCGTACACAGTGTGTACGATCCCACAGTCGCCGATGCCCTGCCCGAAACCCTCGGCCTTCTGAGGCAATGGGATGGAAAGAGCGCGCCTGACGAAGCAGTGTACGCAGCGGCTGCGCGCGAGCTATTAAAAGCGCGCACAGATCGCTCACTGGGCCGGGTCGCCACCCGCGTCAACCGCGTGCATCCGGGACTTCGCAGCGTTTTCACGCGCAGTGCAAGAGGGTTACAAAACGTCCGCGAAGGTCCCTATCGCGATGCCATGATCGGCCTTAATACTGCATGGGGCGATGTACAAACCTGGCACGCGATCCGCAGTGCTGGGGATCGTTACACCGCGCGACACTATCTCAATGCCCTCGACCTGCAACCTCTGCCCGACGGCTCTATTGATCGCCAGCCCCCAGAACGCCGCATCTACCTGTCCCTCTTGTGGCGCACCTTTATCGTGAGCCTGAGCATCACCGCGATCTGCCTGCTGCTCGGCTACCCCATCGCCCACCTGATCGCGCATTCGCCTCCGCGCATTGCAAACCTGCTCCTCATTCTCGTACTCGTGCCCTTCTGGACATCGCTCCTGGTGAGAACCACATCCTGGATCGTACTGCTCCAGACCCAGGGCGTACTCAACGACTTGCTCGTCACAATTGGGCTAATCGGCGACGACGGCCGCCTCGCCATGATCTACAACATGACTGGCACACTGGTGGCAATGACCCATGTGCTCCTGCCCTTTATGATCCTGCCTCTTTATTCGATCATGCGCGCCATCCCACCGAGCCAGATGAGTGCCGCTGCATCGCTGGGTGCGAACTCCTTTCAGTCATTTTGGCGCGTGTACTGGCCGCAGACCCTGCCCGGTGTAGGTGCCGGATCACTGCTGGTATTCATCCTCGCCATCGGCTACTACATCACCCCCGCGCTGGTAGGCGGCAGCACCGGGCAACTCATCTCCAACATGATCGCCTACCATATGCAGACCTCGCTCAACTGGAGCCTGGCCGGGGCACTTGGCGGCATCTTGCTGGTATGCGTGATCGCGCTCTATCTGCTCTACGACCGCATAGTCGGCATTGACCGCATGAAATTGGGCTAA